The following is a genomic window from Canis lupus baileyi chromosome 30, mCanLup2.hap1, whole genome shotgun sequence.
ttttattacattggtggtaaaggaggaaataaagagaGCATGGTGAGATATACCAAGATAAACTTAGAAGACTGGGCTTTTTTCCAAGCTTTGAGTACTCTGCATTCCATTCCTAATTTCAGGGATGTTTGAGGgtcttataaaataaagaataggaaaaaaatatttaaacattgcTTGTTCTATATGAATATCATGTCTCCGGTTGTTATCATGCTGTCTACATTAGTTTGTCATGCTATCTGTATCATCTACTATGTGGTTAGTATCTGTATTACATGTTAGTACCTTCCATTTATAACACTCAGATGTAGGAGAGAAGAATGGTGTAAATAAAGGATACccaatttttatttcaacatatagCAGAAACAGTCATTTTCAATGATATTAAAGATTTATCATTTAGCTTATATTCTCATCTATTTAGAATCAGTGTATATATTGGCAAAGAACCCAGGTGCAACTTCACACCTGCTGAGTCTAGTTCCTTCCCAGCTAAGTTTGTTCCCAGCTAAGTTGTTCTTATACAAATGGGGATAATTTGAGCAGATTGAAGATAGTAATTGGAGTACAGGGAtttagtcaattaaaaaaaatatgtagcatCCCTTCACTGTGATTAGCTAAAGCTCATAGGTGctcttttttctaaaactttacaCCCACACACTAGTCTTCCATTTGAATAACCTGCATGCAAAGGCCTCATCATGTAAATCTGAATTTTGTTCCTATACTCCTCAAATTTCTCTGATACACAATGTCTTTATTATATCTTTGTATGCATAGTCTATATTCATTGTATGAACAAGATATTCAAATCTCTTGAGATTTCATTGAGAAAAAGGTTATACCTAGAAGCTGCAGGCATCCCAGGAACTGCTTAAACGGGGAAATATCCAAACTCTACCAAAATTAGTGCACAGCCATTAAAATCTGAGCTTTCCGAAGCCCATGAACAAAAGCAATGATAACACAAATCCTAGTTGATGCATTACTAATAAATAACAACATTAACAGCATATTTGGATGGCactgtaaagattttattaaaataaaatcgtTTGACTTTCCATCTATATTTGGGAAAAATGCGAAATCATAAATTCTATCAACAATaccatttaattattattaatcttgTAGTTTGACAGAGTTCTTCTATCAATCAAGGTTTCAGGGTTGATGAGGTAAAGTTGCTGGTGATCAGGAAttattagataattttttaatgtaggaAATTAAGATAATAGGTAATCTCAGGACAGAACCTGTATTTCTCAAATGGATTTTGCTCTTTAACACACTAACTGGTAGAAGCCAGATCTACAGCGTGGCCAGTAAGAAGATGAGCAGAAATTCCTGGAAGGAAAATACATTGGGTTATAGACACTGGATCCATAGCTCAGAGAAGGGAAGCCATAGACTCTATAACCCAGGGGTCTGAAGCCCTGGGATCCATAGCCCAGTGAGTAGCAGCTTCTGGACCCAAGGCCTACAGACCCAGGATAAGTAGTCCACCAGGGACTGCAGAGCATGGAGGTCCTTGGGCGGTAGCAGGATGTCTGGCAGGGGCTGGACACCACACACGATGTCTGGAAGCTAGCAGGTTCACAGCAGGTCTCCTGACAGCCATTGTAGAGGGAGGATCCCACCTGGCAGGTGCTAGGAGAGCAGACGTCAGTGCGGTAGACCAGGTTGCTGGGGTAGGATGAGCCACAGGAGGAGCTGGGGTAGCGCAGGTATCCCCCAAAGGAGCGGGAGGAGAAGTTTCCAGAGCAGCAGCTGTAGGACATGTTGGCAGGAGATGTGAGTTCAGCTGACTGACAGAAGATTCTGTGTTTGAATTTCACCTCTGGACTGGTGCATTTATATATTCTCAGCAAGAGGTGTGGTAACCTACATGGTCATCTTTTTCATAGTTGTGTACCCTCATTTACATATGTGTAACTCCGTAATCTCTGTAATTGCAGGTGAATAGTTTCCCATATCTTGTATTTACAAGTGCTATAATTTTGGTGTTACAGCCAAAGCCAATGAACTGCTCCTATGTCAGAAACACCATGAGTGTTTGACATTAATGATCATCCCATTGAGGCAGGAAagcccttcctttcctcttgccATAAacttcatgtgttttgtttctggcAGTAATGGGCACATACTTTTCTCAAATGGTAGGAAATAAGATATAGctatttttctgctttgtcaatTGACCAGAGCC
Proteins encoded in this region:
- the LOC140621417 gene encoding keratin-associated protein 13-1-like codes for the protein MSYSCCSGNFSSRSFGGYLRYPSSSCGSSYPSNLVYRTDVCSPSTCQVGSSLYNGCQETCCEPASFQTSCVVSSPCQTSCYRPRTSMLCSPWWTTYPGSVGLGSRSCYSLGYGSQGFRPLGYRVYGFPSLSYGSSVYNPMYFPSRNFCSSSYWPRCRSGFYQLVC